The Desmonostoc muscorum LEGE 12446 genome includes a region encoding these proteins:
- a CDS encoding DUF6887 family protein, with translation MTKPNFQAMTKQELRAYVLEHRDEQEAFYALVDKLREEPGIEITSMEQLHQLIEAKRDKADITDARAAIEKVSQIGTISLENLKRELRQ, from the coding sequence ATGACTAAGCCGAATTTTCAAGCGATGACTAAGCAAGAATTAAGAGCTTATGTGCTGGAACACCGAGATGAACAAGAGGCTTTTTATGCATTAGTTGATAAACTCAGAGAGGAACCAGGAATTGAGATTACCTCAATGGAACAGTTACATCAATTAATTGAAGCAAAACGCGACAAAGCCGATATCACAGATGCTCGCGCAGCAATAGAGAAAGTATCACAAATCGGCACAATATCTCTTGAAAACCTCAAAAGGGAACTGAGACAGTGA
- a CDS encoding type II toxin-antitoxin system RelE family toxin, which produces MSYKVQIINTAVQQIKQLNSQVQQQAIAKLEELAFNPLPEGVKNLESGENLYLVFLDKYRIVYQIHQEASLITVTKVAHPKDY; this is translated from the coding sequence GTGAGCTATAAAGTACAAATTATAAATACAGCTGTGCAGCAAATCAAACAACTGAATTCGCAAGTGCAGCAGCAAGCGATCGCCAAGTTAGAAGAATTGGCATTCAACCCACTTCCAGAAGGTGTAAAAAATTTAGAATCTGGAGAAAATTTGTATTTAGTTTTTCTCGATAAATATCGTATTGTTTATCAAATACACCAAGAAGCTTCGCTAATCACAGTCACGAAAGTTGCTCATCCAAAAGACTATTGA
- the cobA gene encoding uroporphyrinogen-III C-methyltransferase, whose amino-acid sequence MNRTITERNKYLGKVYLVGAGPGDPGLITLKAKGLLECADVVIYDALVSPAILAMINPQAEQINAGKRRGKHSLFQEETTQLLIDKAQDHAIVVRLKGGDPFIFGRGGEEMAELVNAGIPVEVVPGITSGIAAAAYAGIPLTHRLYSSSVTFVTGHEAAGKYKPLVNWSAIAHGSETVVIYMGIHNLPYIVEQLTKAGLSLETPIALVRWGTRPEQEELIGTLETIVQQVEESGFGAPAIAVIGQVVKMHEILSGCRPGKNQ is encoded by the coding sequence ATGAACCGCACAATCACAGAGAGGAACAAATATTTGGGAAAGGTTTATTTAGTAGGTGCGGGGCCAGGAGATCCAGGACTAATAACCCTGAAGGCGAAAGGTTTATTGGAATGTGCAGATGTAGTCATCTATGATGCTTTGGTGAGTCCAGCAATTCTGGCAATGATTAATCCCCAAGCAGAGCAAATTAACGCTGGTAAGCGGAGAGGTAAACATTCGCTGTTCCAGGAAGAAACCACTCAACTGCTGATTGATAAAGCCCAGGATCATGCAATTGTAGTGCGGCTAAAGGGTGGCGATCCCTTTATTTTTGGTCGTGGTGGCGAAGAAATGGCAGAATTAGTCAATGCCGGAATTCCAGTGGAAGTTGTGCCTGGTATCACTTCGGGAATTGCCGCCGCCGCCTATGCAGGTATACCATTGACGCATAGATTGTATAGTTCTTCAGTGACATTTGTCACTGGACACGAAGCAGCAGGTAAATATAAACCCTTAGTTAATTGGAGTGCGATCGCCCACGGTTCCGAAACTGTTGTGATTTATATGGGAATTCACAATTTGCCTTACATTGTGGAACAATTAACTAAGGCTGGGTTGAGTTTAGAAACGCCCATTGCTTTGGTGCGCTGGGGTACGCGTCCAGAACAAGAAGAATTGATTGGGACATTGGAAACCATTGTCCAGCAAGTGGAAGAAAGTGGATTTGGTGCGCCGGCGATCGCAGTTATTGGACAAGTGGTGAAGATGCACGAAATTTTGTCTGGTTGTCGCCCAGGAAAAAATCAATAG
- a CDS encoding sirohydrochlorin chelatase, producing the protein MSFAYLLVSHGSRDPRPEIAMQELARIVSEKLHNNHNQANSEHLVGIAALEMSQKPLHEQIKQFAETAFGVEKVSENEHHLKILPLFLLPGVHVMTDIPAEVALARQATGEDIMIELQPYLGSHPDLNKLLSKQIAKIKAEAWILLAHGSRRPDSQKPIEAMAASLGAIAAYWSVPGSLELRVKELVAAGYEEIAILPYFLFPGGITDAIATSIETLKLQFSAVTFHLAEPLGASAELADLIWDLTDK; encoded by the coding sequence ATGTCATTTGCATATCTATTAGTATCTCACGGAAGCCGCGATCCGCGCCCAGAAATTGCTATGCAGGAACTGGCAAGGATAGTATCTGAGAAATTGCACAATAATCACAACCAAGCAAATAGCGAACATCTGGTAGGTATAGCTGCTTTAGAAATGAGTCAAAAGCCTCTACACGAGCAGATTAAACAATTTGCTGAGACTGCTTTTGGTGTTGAGAAAGTGTCTGAAAATGAACATCACCTCAAGATTCTACCGCTATTTCTGCTGCCGGGAGTGCATGTAATGACAGATATTCCCGCCGAAGTAGCCCTGGCACGACAGGCGACTGGTGAAGATATCATGATTGAATTGCAACCATACTTAGGTTCTCACCCAGATTTGAATAAATTGCTCTCCAAGCAAATTGCTAAGATAAAAGCAGAAGCATGGATTCTGTTAGCTCATGGTAGCCGTCGCCCTGATTCTCAAAAACCAATCGAAGCAATGGCGGCGAGTTTGGGAGCGATCGCTGCTTATTGGTCTGTACCTGGTAGTTTAGAATTACGGGTGAAAGAGTTGGTTGCTGCTGGCTATGAGGAAATTGCAATTTTGCCATACTTTTTATTCCCAGGTGGAATAACCGATGCGATCGCCACCTCAATAGAAACGCTAAAATTACAATTTTCGGCAGTCACTTTCCACTTAGCAGAACCTCTGGGAGCAAGTGCAGAATTAGCCGATTTAATTTGGGATTTAACAGACAAATGA
- a CDS encoding mobilization protein, producing the protein MPTIHLIDGEKGGVGKSLVARTMIQYCLDKNMPFVPVETDRSNPDVAGVYKGICQYAVFTEDEKQADKADKIFEIAMNKTVIANLAAQSHRAVKEWIEKNHLIELGDSQGVYFCKWFVSTGGYDSLNLFKQSVNSYGGKVPHVLIRNLGLCDDWEHVNSDVTIQEIVKKYNIKAIDFPKLAYKERNIIDQHRLTFADARQYKEFGIISKQRVVNFLKLAYAAFETVGIWYEEVK; encoded by the coding sequence ATGCCAACAATTCATTTGATAGACGGGGAAAAGGGAGGGGTAGGCAAGTCTCTAGTCGCTAGAACAATGATTCAGTATTGTCTGGATAAAAATATGCCCTTTGTACCAGTAGAAACCGATAGGTCAAATCCAGATGTAGCTGGGGTGTACAAGGGGATATGTCAGTATGCAGTGTTTACAGAAGATGAGAAGCAAGCTGATAAGGCGGATAAAATCTTTGAGATCGCAATGAATAAAACAGTGATTGCTAATCTAGCGGCACAATCTCATAGAGCAGTCAAGGAATGGATTGAGAAGAATCATTTGATTGAACTGGGAGATTCACAAGGGGTATATTTTTGTAAGTGGTTTGTGTCAACCGGAGGGTATGACAGCTTAAATCTATTTAAGCAATCTGTAAATAGCTATGGTGGCAAAGTTCCTCATGTATTGATCAGAAATTTAGGCTTATGTGATGACTGGGAACACGTAAATTCAGATGTGACAATACAAGAGATAGTCAAAAAATATAATATTAAGGCTATAGATTTTCCCAAACTAGCCTATAAAGAAAGAAATATTATAGACCAGCATAGATTAACATTTGCAGACGCAAGACAGTATAAAGAATTTGGAATAATCAGCAAACAGAGAGTGGTGAATTTTCTCAAGCTTGCCTATGCTGCTTTTGAAACCGTTGGTATATGGTATGAAGAAGTTAAATAA
- a CDS encoding DUF4359 domain-containing protein, with product MKQLTIIACTGAAAGIAALGVTMAKTNPSQVAYEEYAVQRLASYLKTDVCKKTTNFIENLIRFNCEKLVDEANPQMQEIINRTTERQNYIIFSVYRTDLKINSWIPSYRFETVGAFDQFYTYTAQEQ from the coding sequence ATGAAACAGTTAACCATCATAGCGTGTACTGGAGCAGCAGCAGGAATCGCCGCCTTGGGTGTGACAATGGCGAAGACTAATCCCAGTCAGGTTGCCTATGAAGAATATGCAGTGCAACGGTTGGCAAGTTACTTAAAAACCGATGTATGCAAAAAAACTACGAATTTCATAGAAAATTTAATTCGTTTTAATTGTGAGAAGTTGGTCGATGAAGCTAACCCGCAAATGCAGGAAATCATTAACAGAACTACAGAAAGGCAAAACTATATTATTTTTAGTGTTTACCGTACAGATTTAAAAATAAATTCTTGGATACCTTCTTACAGATTTGAAACGGTGGGAGCTTTTGATCAATTTTATACCTACACTGCCCAAGAGCAATAA